Genomic DNA from Turicibacter faecis:
GGCGGCGGAGGACGTGGGATGCGTATTATTCGTGATGATTCTGAATTTGAAGAGCTATTTCAAACGGCTAAGTTAGAAGCCAAGATGGCATTTGGGGATGATTCGATGTATATGGAGAAGTTTATTGAGAATCCAAGACATATCGAATTTCAAATTTTAGCTGACCAATATGGAAATGTCGTTCATTTATATGATCGCGATTGTTCAGTACAACGACGTAATCAAAAAGTTATTGAAGAAGCACCGTCTCCTGTTTTAGACCAAAAGACTCGTCAGCGGATGGGAGAGATGGCGGTCCTTGCTGCAAAAACGGTTGGCTATGAAAATGCGGGAACCATTGAATTTTTATTAGATAAGCATCATCAGTTTTACTTTATTGAGATGAATACACGAATTCAAGTTGAGCATCCGATTACAGAGATGATCACGGGAATTGACTTAATTAAAGAACAGATTAAAATTGCTTCTAATTTACCGTTATCTTTTACACAGGATGAGATTAAGATTCAAGGGCATGCCATGGAATGTAGAATTAACGCTGAAAATCCGCATCAAAATTTCAAACCTTCTCCGGGGACAATAGAGGTTTTAAATCTACCGAGTGGATTTGGTGTACGTGTTGACACGGCTGTTTATCAAGGATATGAAATTCCTCCATTTTATGATTCAATGGTTGGAAAGTTAATTGTTCACGGGGAGAACCGTGATGAGGCTGTGGCAAAAATGAAGCGTTCATTAGAGGAATTGGTAGTAACGGGGATTGATACAAATATTGATTTCCAATATGCAATTATGGATCATCCAGATTTTATTAGTAATGATTATGATACGAGTTTTATTCAACAACATATGCGTGAATTGGAGGTGGGATAATAAATGGGATTTTTTCTACAACGGCAGAAGAAGTTAAAATCATCAACTCCTAAACGAGATATCAACGAGGGAGTTTATACAAAATGTGAATCATGTAAAGAGGTTGTATCGGTTAGACAATTAAACACTAATTTAGGAGTTTGTCCAAGTTGTGGATTTCATCATCGGATGACGGCACAACAACGGTTGGATAGTCTGATTGATCCGGGAAGTTTCAAAGAAATAAATCGTCGCTTACATACGCTTAATCCGTTATCCTTTCCAGGATATGAGAAAAAAATCGAAGGATTAATGGAGAAAACTCAATTAAATGAAGCAGTAGTGACCGGAATTGGTAAAATTGCCGGATACAGCGTTGCTATCGGTATTATGGACAGCCATTTTTTAATGGCAAGTATGGGCTCAGTCGTTGGTGAAAAGATTACGCGTTTAATCGAGGTCTCTACTTCACGTAAAATTCCACTTATTATGGTGTGTACATCGGGTGGTGCGCGGATGCAGGAGGGAATTTATTCCCTTATGCAGATGGCTAAAACATCGGCGGCACTTGCTAAACATAACCAAGCAGGCTTGTTATATATTAGTGTTTTGACCCATCCAACGATGGGTGGAGTTACTGCCTCATTTGCTACTTTAGGAGATATTATCATTGCAGAAAAGGGTGCCTCTGTTGGATTTGCGGGGCGTCGTGTTGTTGAACAGACGATTAAACAAAAACTTCCTGATCATTTTCAAACAGCTGAATTTTTACAGGAAAAAGGACTAGTGGATTTAGTTGTTAGTCGATATGAGTTAAGAGATAAACTTGCAATGTTAATTGAATTGCACGAAGGGAGTGAATGTTAGATGTCTATTCTTGATTTAGAAGTAAAGATTTCTGAGATTGAAATGAAATTAAATGAAATTTCATTAGACGATCAGGAGGAGATAGAGGAACTACAGCAACAATTAAATCGTTATAAAAAACGCGCCTATCAACATCTAACAGCATGGGATCATGTTACATTAGCCCGTCACTCCAAACGTCCTAAGGCACGTGATTACATAGAATATATTTTTGATTCTTTTATTGAGTTACATGGTGATCGGTTATATCGTGATGATGAAGCGATTATTGGGGGAATTGCAAAGTTAGGGAATCAAGCAGTCACTGTTATTGCCCACCAAAAAGGATGTACAACAGCTGAAAATATTAAGTGTAATTTTGGAATGCCTCATCCTGAGGGATATAGAAAGGCATTACGTTTGATGAAACAGGCTGAAAAATTTAATCGTCCGATTATCACTTTTATTGATACACCAGGGGCCTATCCGGGACCCGAGGCCGAGGAACGTGGGCAAGGTCATGCTATTGCAGAGTGCTTACGTGAGATGTCAAATTTAACGGTTCCAACTTTATCAATTGTTATTGGTGAAGGTGGAAGTGGTGGGGCTTTAGCCTTGGGAGTTAGCGATGAAATTTGGATGTTAGAGTATGCGATTTACTCTATTTTATCCCCAGAGGGATTCGCCTCTATTTTATATAAGGATGGATCACGCGCGCAGGAAGCGGCCGAGGTGATGAAACTAACAGCTAAGGAATACTTAGATCGAGGAATTATTGAGAAAATTATAAAAGAACCTATTGGTGGGGCCCATCAATTTCCACAATACGTATTTGACCAATTAAAAGAACAGCTAAATGGGTACCTTTCACAGGTGAAAAAAATGACAACAAGACAATTGTTAAATAAACGTTATAAAAAATATAGATTGATTGGGGAATACGATTCCCTTAATCGTTAGCATTTAAGAAAGCAGAGGTGAACTGAGTGGGGATTAAGATTTTAGGGAGTGGATATTGCGTTCCCGCTGCTAAATTAAATAATAAGCAGATAGAGTCCATTGTGGATACAACGGACGAATGGATTTTTACACGAACCGGGATATCGAATCGTTATATTGCTACAACCGAAGATACAACGGATCTAGCTTATGGTGCAGCCAAAGGTGCGATTGAATCTGCGGCTATTGATTTTGATGAGATTGGTTTAATTATTGTTGCCACATTTACTCCTGAGCAATTAACACCGTCAACAGCATGTCTAATTCAGGCAAGGTTAGGTATTAGTCAACCTGTTATTGCATTTGATATGAATGCTGCCTGTACCGGTTTTGTATACGCACTTGTAACTGCGGAACAATTTTTAAAAGCTAATCCAATCAAGAAAGCTTTAGTGATTGGTGCAGAAGTTTTATCGAAAATTATGGATTGGAATGATCGTTCAACCTGCGTATTATTTGGTGATGGTGCAGGTGCGGCTGTTATTGAGTATGATGGTACGCCGTCGCCAAGCTTTTATTTAAATTGTAAGGGTGACGAAGAAGGTGTACTAGGTACAAGTAAATTTCCTGTTAACAATCCGCTTTATCAAACGGAGATAACACCTATTTCTTTTCATATGCATGGTGCGGCAGTCTTTAAATTTGCCGTAACAGCGATTAAAGAAACTATTGAAAAATTATTAAAGGAAAATCAACTAACATTAGAAGATATTGATTTAATTATCCCACATCAGGCTAATAAAAGGATTATTGATAAAGTTGTTAAAGATTTAAGCGCGTCATCTGAGCAATTCTTTTTAAATGTCTCCGAATATGGAAACACATCGGCAGCGAGTATCCCAATTGCATTAAATGAAGCAATGAATAAACAGATAGTTAAATCTGGGGATCGTGTCATGCTAATAGGATTCGGTGGGGGATTAACATGGGGCGGATGCATCGTCTCTATTTAAAATATGAACATAAGGGAGGATAAAAAGATGTCTTTGACAACTTTATTAAATATTAAATATCCAATTATTCAAGGAGGAATGGCGAATATTTCTTTAGCGGAGCTAGCAGCAGCAGTTTCTAATGCAGGCGGATTAGGTATTATTGGTTCTGGTGGCTGGGATGCCAATCGATTAAGAGATGAGATTGTAAAATGCAAGAAGTTAACAGATAAGCCATTTGGGGTTAATTTAATGTTAATGAACCCACATTGTGATGAGCTGGCTAAAGTTATTGTAGAAGAGGGAGTTAAAGTTGTTACTACGGGTGCTGGAAGCCCCGGTCCATATATCGAGATGTTTAAAGCAGCTGGAATCAAAAT
This window encodes:
- a CDS encoding acetyl-CoA carboxylase carboxyltransferase subunit alpha, producing the protein MSILDLEVKISEIEMKLNEISLDDQEEIEELQQQLNRYKKRAYQHLTAWDHVTLARHSKRPKARDYIEYIFDSFIELHGDRLYRDDEAIIGGIAKLGNQAVTVIAHQKGCTTAENIKCNFGMPHPEGYRKALRLMKQAEKFNRPIITFIDTPGAYPGPEAEERGQGHAIAECLREMSNLTVPTLSIVIGEGGSGGALALGVSDEIWMLEYAIYSILSPEGFASILYKDGSRAQEAAEVMKLTAKEYLDRGIIEKIIKEPIGGAHQFPQYVFDQLKEQLNGYLSQVKKMTTRQLLNKRYKKYRLIGEYDSLNR
- a CDS encoding beta-ketoacyl-ACP synthase III yields the protein MGIKILGSGYCVPAAKLNNKQIESIVDTTDEWIFTRTGISNRYIATTEDTTDLAYGAAKGAIESAAIDFDEIGLIIVATFTPEQLTPSTACLIQARLGISQPVIAFDMNAACTGFVYALVTAEQFLKANPIKKALVIGAEVLSKIMDWNDRSTCVLFGDGAGAAVIEYDGTPSPSFYLNCKGDEEGVLGTSKFPVNNPLYQTEITPISFHMHGAAVFKFAVTAIKETIEKLLKENQLTLEDIDLIIPHQANKRIIDKVVKDLSASSEQFFLNVSEYGNTSAASIPIALNEAMNKQIVKSGDRVMLIGFGGGLTWGGCIVSI
- the accD gene encoding acetyl-CoA carboxylase, carboxyltransferase subunit beta, with the protein product MGFFLQRQKKLKSSTPKRDINEGVYTKCESCKEVVSVRQLNTNLGVCPSCGFHHRMTAQQRLDSLIDPGSFKEINRRLHTLNPLSFPGYEKKIEGLMEKTQLNEAVVTGIGKIAGYSVAIGIMDSHFLMASMGSVVGEKITRLIEVSTSRKIPLIMVCTSGGARMQEGIYSLMQMAKTSAALAKHNQAGLLYISVLTHPTMGGVTASFATLGDIIIAEKGASVGFAGRRVVEQTIKQKLPDHFQTAEFLQEKGLVDLVVSRYELRDKLAMLIELHEGSEC
- a CDS encoding acetyl-CoA carboxylase biotin carboxylase subunit; protein product: MLHKILIANRGEIAVRIIRACKEMGIETVAIYSTADDRGLHVDLADEAICVGPTKIQDSYLNMNNILSAAVATGCDAIHPGFGFLSENSTFATLTEELGLKFIGPKGTVIDQMGNKAKAREMMIQSGVPVVPGSDGLIETVEEGKAIANRIGYPVLVKASAGGGGRGMRIIRDDSEFEELFQTAKLEAKMAFGDDSMYMEKFIENPRHIEFQILADQYGNVVHLYDRDCSVQRRNQKVIEEAPSPVLDQKTRQRMGEMAVLAAKTVGYENAGTIEFLLDKHHQFYFIEMNTRIQVEHPITEMITGIDLIKEQIKIASNLPLSFTQDEIKIQGHAMECRINAENPHQNFKPSPGTIEVLNLPSGFGVRVDTAVYQGYEIPPFYDSMVGKLIVHGENRDEAVAKMKRSLEELVVTGIDTNIDFQYAIMDHPDFISNDYDTSFIQQHMRELEVG